The Bacillota bacterium genomic sequence AAATACATATCATTTTATCCGCCAGTTTAAAGAGCGGGAAGGTATTCCGCCCAATACATTCAGAAAACAGATTATTCCGGCAGATCGGTAATCCGATTTTCGAATTCAGTCATATTTCCCCAGTATCGCTTTGGCATATGGGACATGCGGCACTTTGGGTTTGTCCGTCCCTCTACTGCGATAGTATCGTAAAACATTCTCCACATTCGTTTGCATTCGTCTTCTTTAACGTCTGCGGCAGGAAGCCTGAAATCATCAACATTAAATATTTTTGCAGAGCAGGGCTCATAAACAAGTGCCTGCTTATGGGTTTTATCGTAGATCATAAATTTTTCGCGGGAAAATCTGGTGCTGAAATGCGCGGCTATAACAGGAAGAACTTCGTTTTTAGGCTCAATTTCAGAAACAAGGACTTGTCCGTATTCAGTGAAACGGATAAAGCCTTTAAGCAAATGACTTTCATTAAGCAAAAACCTAACTGCTTTTGTTAATGTGCTGACAGTATCATTCGTGAGCATACCGGTTATCTTTCCGCCTATACGAAAACCCATTATAATAAAACGGGAAATGACCATCTCCTTATCAGGCAGACATGTCAGAAATCCCAATTTGGCAAGTGTTTGTGCATCTGATGAAATCTTCTCTTTTATCCCGAGGTAAACCCGCTTTGCCTTTTCACTGTCAGTTTCGATTTCCTTAGTATCAAAAAGCTGAAACTGCTCTGAGCCCATAGGAATAATATCGGCGGGAATTTCATGCTTACTGAAACTCTCAAAAATACAACATAAAAGGCCATCAAAACTGCCGTCATAAATATAAACTACATCTGCCCGGTCAGACAAGTCAACACATCCTCTCTCGTAACGGGAGGGCTGTCAAAAAGAGATAACTGGTCAAGATCTCGAACGCCCATCCTTTGGCATGTATCGCTGATAAGGCTGCGCATCGCGGCCTCAGGTGTAATAATAAGCCCAGGGATCATCTTCCCGTCGCATGTGATAAAATACTGCGCTCTTTTCAGCGTGGCGCCGATCTTTTTCAAGCCTTCAAAATTTATCTTTCCGCTTCGTCTTGCCATCATAATTCGTTTTGCGCTTCTTACACCGATTCCCGGCACCCTAAGCAGAACTTCATAAGGGGCTTTGTTGATCTCGACGGGGAAATCTTGCATATGGTTAAGCGCCCAGTTGCATTTTGGGTCTATAAACAGGTTGAAGTTTTGATGATTAGCGTC encodes the following:
- a CDS encoding TIGR03915 family putative DNA repair protein, giving the protein MSDRADVVYIYDGSFDGLLCCIFESFSKHEIPADIIPMGSEQFQLFDTKEIETDSEKAKRVYLGIKEKISSDAQTLAKLGFLTCLPDKEMVISRFIIMGFRIGGKITGMLTNDTVSTLTKAVRFLLNESHLLKGFIRFTEYGQVLVSEIEPKNEVLPVIAAHFSTRFSREKFMIYDKTHKQALVYEPCSAKIFNVDDFRLPAADVKEDECKRMWRMFYDTIAVEGRTNPKCRMSHMPKRYWGNMTEFENRITDLPE